The Flavobacterium marginilacus genome window below encodes:
- a CDS encoding 3'-5' exonuclease — protein MTFTAIDFETATAYHPCSVGIVMVENGVIVDEFVTLIKPPNNEYNPFTIKVHGISPRDTANAKTFIEVFPEIQKRIQNRVVVAHNESFDRNVLIKSMLLYGLNYEDLNIGSRWECTVKIYKSKGLKPTKLSDCCRVMNIKLNHHEALSDARACAELYLLK, from the coding sequence ATGACTTTTACGGCAATAGATTTTGAAACTGCAACTGCTTATCATCCATGTTCGGTTGGAATAGTAATGGTTGAAAACGGGGTGATTGTTGATGAATTTGTAACTTTGATTAAGCCCCCAAATAACGAGTATAATCCGTTTACAATTAAAGTTCATGGTATTTCACCTAGAGATACCGCAAATGCCAAAACCTTTATCGAAGTTTTTCCCGAAATTCAAAAAAGGATTCAAAACAGAGTTGTAGTAGCACACAATGAAAGCTTCGATCGGAATGTTTTGATTAAATCAATGCTCCTGTATGGCTTGAACTACGAAGATTTAAATATTGGTTCGCGTTGGGAATGTACGGTGAAGATATATAAATCTAAAGGATTAAAACCAACAAAGCTTAGTGATTGCTGTCGTGTAATGAATATTAAGCTAAACCATCACGAGGCATTATCGGATGCCAGAGCTTGTGCTGAATTGTATTTATTGAAATAA
- a CDS encoding pyridoxal-phosphate dependent enzyme: MEYSENILGTIGNTPLVKLNKITAEVNALVIAKVETFNPGNSVKDRMAVKMIEDAEADGRLQPGGTIIEGTSGNTGMGLALVAIIKGYKLICVISDKQSKEKMDILRAVGAKVVVCPTDVEPTDPRSYYSVSKRLAEETPNSWYVNQYDNLSNTLAHYEQTGPEIWKQTDGKITHFVVGVGTGGTISGVGKFLKEKNPNIKIWGIDTYGSVFKKYHETGIFDENEIYSYITEGIGEDILPKNVDFSLIDGFTKVTDKDAAVYTRKIALEEGIFVGNSAGAAIKGLLQLKEHFKPEDVVVVLFHDSGSRYVGKMFNDDWMRERGFLEEEVTTAEDVIKDHINQQLILVRTEELVSHAIDRMRKYDISQIPVVDINGFVGSVDETDLFRSYVADKNVADKPIKEVMGKPFPVVKLNTSIEEVSKLFTKGNDAVLVELNNGNHQIITKSDIIRSMK, from the coding sequence ATGGAATACTCAGAAAATATATTAGGGACTATTGGGAATACGCCGTTGGTGAAACTCAATAAAATAACTGCAGAAGTGAATGCTTTGGTTATTGCCAAGGTAGAGACATTCAATCCGGGAAATTCGGTAAAAGACCGTATGGCAGTAAAAATGATTGAGGATGCCGAAGCTGATGGCCGTTTACAGCCAGGCGGAACAATAATCGAGGGGACTTCCGGAAATACAGGAATGGGACTTGCGCTTGTAGCAATTATTAAAGGATACAAATTAATCTGCGTGATATCCGACAAACAATCCAAAGAAAAAATGGATATTCTTCGTGCAGTTGGAGCCAAAGTAGTGGTCTGCCCAACTGATGTAGAACCGACCGATCCTCGTTCTTATTATTCAGTTTCCAAAAGACTGGCTGAAGAAACGCCAAATTCCTGGTATGTAAATCAATATGATAATTTATCCAATACTTTGGCTCATTATGAGCAGACAGGTCCTGAAATCTGGAAACAGACTGATGGCAAAATTACTCATTTTGTAGTTGGGGTTGGAACTGGCGGAACTATTTCGGGCGTTGGTAAATTTTTGAAAGAAAAAAATCCTAACATCAAAATCTGGGGAATTGATACTTATGGCTCAGTTTTTAAGAAATATCATGAAACTGGAATTTTTGACGAAAATGAAATCTATTCTTATATAACTGAAGGTATTGGTGAAGATATTCTGCCGAAGAATGTTGACTTTTCATTGATTGATGGTTTTACCAAAGTAACTGATAAAGATGCTGCAGTTTATACCCGGAAAATCGCACTCGAGGAAGGAATTTTTGTTGGGAATTCTGCTGGTGCTGCGATAAAAGGTTTGTTACAGTTAAAAGAACATTTCAAGCCAGAGGATGTTGTGGTGGTGTTATTTCATGATTCGGGAAGCCGATATGTGGGCAAAATGTTCAATGATGACTGGATGCGTGAAAGAGGTTTCTTAGAGGAAGAGGTTACAACGGCAGAAGATGTAATCAAAGATCATATCAATCAGCAATTGATTCTGGTTCGAACCGAAGAATTGGTTTCGCATGCGATTGACCGTATGCGCAAGTATGATATTTCACAAATCCCCGTTGTTGATATCAATGGATTTGTGGGTTCTGTTGATGAAACGGATTTATTTCGAAGTTATGTAGCCGACAAAAATGTTGCGGATAAGCCAATCAAAGAAGTGATGGGAAAACCTTTTCCGGTGGTAAAATTGAACACTTCTATTGAAGAGGTTTCTAAATTATTCACCAAAGGAAATGATGCCGTATTAGTGGAGCTTAATAATGGAAATCATCAGATTATTACAAAGTCAGACATCATTAGATCAATGAAATAA